In Citrus sinensis cultivar Valencia sweet orange chromosome 2, DVS_A1.0, whole genome shotgun sequence, a single genomic region encodes these proteins:
- the LOC127900297 gene encoding uncharacterized protein LOC127900297, whose product MQQIHQNLQSRIGQLDSELRAMLAHRYNGPEFDQKEREIRRLKAELAQIESEKQRPTLFTSSPLIPSIGPTYHPFASMLSPIKQYDPSKLFGMTHTLFRDNPLPPPPKPKPKPRPQPRPPPLHPSSLTIPGQPSPTFTPTSPPAPLSVPAQSKDKEPMNQFTAHAVIHSSTDDQTSDSNLAVSDSHTETDSESSASTSNSEKSYADITKILMAQPDQGQTSHTEPYVDIPSEVEEEMPESSATNQPSPAQPNPPSQKSSNGATTQSVLREFATRFTGALRDWFDSLGQYRQLQFVDLPEVSSALANFHPNLADPESPTGSSERNLPPPENLNESNQADVSSAREKATMPKIVPTKEKRPSGWLNIFKQPQTTLLPKMNWNSISLNKMNPTMKQCSHYKIPLTQIVTSLK is encoded by the exons ATGCAGCagatccaccaaaatctccaGTCCAGAATTGGCCAACTCGATTCAGAGTTACGAGCCATGCTAGCCCACAGATACAATGGTCccgaatttgaccaaaaagaaagggaaatcagGCGATTAAAAGCTGAACTTGCtcagattgaatctgaaaaacagAGACCTACCCTTTTCACCAGTTCACCTCTTATTCCTTCTATCGGTCCAACTTACCATCCTTTTGCCTCTATGCTCTCTCCTATTAAACAATATGacccttccaagttatttggcatgactcatactcttttCAGAGACAATCCTTTGCCACCGccacctaaacctaaacccAAACCTAGACCGCAGCCTCGACCTCCCCCTCTTCATCCTTCCTCTCTGACCATCCCTGGCCAACCATCTCCTACTTTTACACCGACCTCACCACCAGCTCCTTTATCAGTCCCTGCccaatcaaaagataaagaacccaTGAACCAATTTACTGCTCACGCAGTCATCCATTCATCTACTGACGATcaaacttctgattcaaatctagctgtTTCAGATAGCCATACCGAAACCGACTCAGAATCTTCAGCATCCACCAGTAACTCTGAAAAGTCCTATGCTGATATTACCAAAATCCTGATGGCTCAACCTGATCAAGGCCAAACCTCTCATacagaaccatatgttgatattccctccgaagttgaagaagaaatgcctGAATCTTCTGCCACAAACCAACCTTCTCCAGCCCAGCCCAATCCACCCAGTCAAAAATCGtcaaatg GAGCAACAACTCAATCCGTCCTTAGAGAAtttgctactcgttttacgggtgctctaagagattggtttgattcgtTAGGACAATATCGCCAGTTACAGTTTGTTGACCTTCCAGAAGTTTCAAGTGCTCTTGCT aattttcatccaaacCTCGCAGATCCCGAAAGCCCTACCGGTTCTTCAGAAAGAAATCTTCCCCCTCCAGAGAATTTAAACGAAAGcaatcaagcagatgtttcatctgcaagagaAAAGGCCACTATGCCAAAGATTGTCCCAACAAAGGAGAAAAGGCCATCCGGTTGGTTGAACATCTTCAAGCAACCACAGACTACTCTCCTGCCAAAGATGAAttggaattctatttctctgaacaagatgaacccaacGATGAAACAGTGTTCGCACTACAAAATTCCTCTGACTCAGATAGTGACCAGTCTCAAgtga
- the LOC102611346 gene encoding uncharacterized protein LOC102611346 has product MSSTSRAWMVAASVAAVEAMKDQGFCRWNYTLRSLHQHAKNSIRSSVSESSKKLSSSSSLSSAAVVSSKLMRDPKAKQSEESLRTVMYLSCWGPN; this is encoded by the coding sequence atgagTTCAACAAGCAGAGCATGGATGGTAGCAGCAAGTGTTGCAGCAGTTGAGGCCATGAAAGATCAAGGGTTCTGTAGATGGAACTACACGCTCAGATCATTACACCAACATGCCAAGAACAGTATAAGATCATCAGTTtctgaatcatcaaagaagctttcctcttcttcttctttatcttcTGCTGCAGTGGTTTCAAGCAAATTGATGAGAGACCCCAAGGCCAAGCAATCAGAGGAGTCTTTAAGGACAGTCATGTACTTGAGCTGCTGGGGTCCTAATTGA
- the LOC102610744 gene encoding uncharacterized protein LOC102610744 gives MSSTSRAWMVAASVAAVEAMKDQGFCRWNYTLRSLHQQAKNSIRSSVSQSSKKLSSSSSSSSAAVVSSKLMRDPKAKQSEESLRTVVYLSCWGPN, from the coding sequence atgagTTCAACAAGCAGAGCATGGATGGTAGCAGCAAGTGTTGCAGCAGTTGAGGCCATGAAAGATCAAGGGTTCTGTAGATGGAACTACACACTCAGATCATTACACCAACAAGCCAAGAACAGTATAAGATCATCAGTTTCTCAATCATCAAAGAAgctttcctcttcttcttcttcatcttctgcTGCAGTGGTTTCAAGCAAATTGATGAGAGACCCCAAGGCCAAGCAATCAGAGGAGTCTTTAAGGACAGTCGTGTACTTGAGCTGCTGGGGTCCTAATTGA